In Silene latifolia isolate original U9 population chromosome X, ASM4854445v1, whole genome shotgun sequence, the following proteins share a genomic window:
- the LOC141617830 gene encoding protein FAR1-RELATED SEQUENCE 9-like gives MDQQRHTQKQHDNMDKHSSAKASTHLALEIHAAKVYTYSAFHKFKEEAIFSIDTCRTGGFTERGELEVTTVKDSSRKKNFEVAYSPALTDDTGTRKTSCSCTMFERTGILCRHIIWIFSASGIKTIPEDYVVNRWMKEYLRLRIFKCNHEGKENMQVIDEKQIAMSIMWSEVHEAVGLL, from the exons ATGGACCAACAAAGACATACACAGAAGCAGCATGACAACATGGATAAGCACTCGTCCGCAAAGGCGTCAACACATCTGGCGTTAGAGATTCATGCTGCAAAGGTGTACACCTATTCAGCTTTTCACAAATTCAAAGAAGAAGCCATCTTCTCAATTGATACATGTAGAACAGGAGGTTTCACTGAGAGAGGCGAGCTAGAGGTAACTACTGTCAAAGATTCATCCAGGAAGAAGAATTTTGAAGTTGCATACAGTCCAG CTTTAACTGATGACACAGGTACACGTAAAACAAGCTGCAGTTGTACGATGTTTGAAAGAACCGGAATCCTATGCCGCCATATAATATGGATTTTTTCAGCAAGTGGGATAAAGACTATACCAGAAGATTATGTTGTAAATAGATGGATGAAAGAGTATCTCCGATTAAGGATTTTCAAATGTAATCATGAAGGGAAAGAAAACATGCAAGTCATCGATGAAAAACAAATTGCAATGTCAAtaatgtggtcagaagttcatgaaGCTGTAGGGCTCCTTTGA